The sequence CTGTCCATTTTCCATGCGGGCAAGCGTATCAGCCAGCATTTGGTGTCCCTGGGCTTCAAATACCTCGTCACCGACTTCATGAGCCCAGACCGCAGTTCCGATCCCTTCGCGCAATTCCATGATCCCCCAGGCCTTTTCCTCTCGCGGGTCGCCGCCGTATCCGCGCAGGAACGCAGCTTCCAAATCCGCACGCCCTTTCCACTGTTGCACCGCTAGCCGCGCGAAGTCGCTGGCAGCGGGACGGAATTCGAATCGGCCGAAGTCAATGATGCGAAGCTTGCCGCGATCAACGAGCCAGTTGCGCGGTTGCCAATCTCCATGGGTTGGCACCAAGATGGCAGGTTTCGGATCGTAGTTTTTGAGGATGTTCTCGATCCGCTCGCAGAGCGCTGGTTCAATGCGATGCTTGCGGTCTAAGAGCAGGAGGAACTTGCGCGTCAGCCGCGCTTCGTAGCCATGATCCAGTTGTTGTTCTTGTGCATGCAGGAGCTTGAGCGCACTGCCCGCCTGCTGATGGACTTCCGAGTCGAATTCCCAGGCCGTTCCTGCGCTTAGTTCCCCGGGCTGGTAATCCATGATCGCCAAGCGCAAGCTGTGACTTGCGTGCAGCAGCTGTGCTGCCAGTCCTGCATTTTTCAATGGCCCGGTGTAGCTGCGGTGGGCTAGGATCTCTCGGTCCAGATGGTGGTTGGCTTCTCCCCCGGTCTTGGCTACGACATGACGTGTTCCGGCCCGCAAATGCAGGACCTTGGTGTCGGTGAGGTTCCATGACATGTCGGCCACGACGTCAACCGGGCCAAGCCACTGGCGTATCTGCTGTGCGTGCGCTGATGGCAGCAAGTCTTCAAGCGCTGGAGCAGCCATCGATCAATCCTCCTCATAGTTTGGAATCACTTGGTTGCCGGAGATTTTTGGGGTGCCTGGCAAAGATTTTCCCCTGCCAGTGGCAGCTCGCTAGGCTGGTTGCATGGACATTCCTGAGCGCACCGGTGAAACTGCCTACCGATATTCGCAGGTAGCAGAAGCCTACATCGATATGTTTGGGGCGCCAGAGCAGGCGGAGGATCAAGACCGGGAACTGATTGCCCAGTGGGCCGCACAGATCCATGGTCCAGTACTTGACGCTGGCTGCGGTCCGGGACATTGGACGCAGTTCATTGCTGATGCTCATCGGTGCGCCACTGGCGTTGATCTTGTGCCCGAGTTCTTGGAATATGCGCGTGCAAACTTTCAGAAACCAGAATTCCTGCGCGCTGATCTGGCGCACCTGCCATTTGACGATCAGCATTTTTCCGGGGTGCTCGCCTGGTATTCGGTAATCCATGCTCCACCGGCCGAGCTAGGACCGCTGTTGAATGAGCTGGCCCGGGTGCTGAAACCAGGCGGAACGCTCTTGCTCGGATTCTTTGCCGGCAATCAGCTGGAGGCCTTTGCCCACCAAGTCGCCCTGGCCTGGTATTGGCCTCCGGCGGATCTATCGCTGCTCTTGGAACAGGCCGGACTGAAGGTGCTTCAGGCCGGCACCCGCACTCGGGCAGAAGCTCGCACCCATGGGCATCTGCTAGCGCAAAAGCGGGCTTAAACGACTTAGGACCCAAGGCAATTGCCTTGGGTCCTAAATCTTGTCCGCGATGCGGATCTACCTACAGATGCCCTTCGACCGGAGCCGAAGTGGATCTACTAGTTAGCAGCAGCGATCTGGCGCAGTACGTACTGCAGGATGCCACCGTTGCGGTAGTAGTCAGCTTCACCTGGGGTGTCGATGCGCAGAACTGCGTCGAACTCGGTAACCTTGCCGTCTTCAGCGGTTGCGGTGACCTTCAGGGTCTTCGGGGTGGTGCCGTTGTTCAGCTCGGTCACGCCGGAAACTGCGAAGGTTTCGGTACCGGTCAGACCCAGTGAATCAGCGGACTCGCCTTCAGGGAACTGCAGTGGCAGAACGCCCATGCCGATCAGGTTCGAACGGTGGATACGCTCGAACGACTCGGTGATGACAGCCTTGACACCCAGCAATGCGGTGCCCTTGGCAGCCCAGTCACGCGAGGAGCCCGAACCGTATTCCTTGCCGCCCAGAACGACCAGCGGGGTGCCGGCAGCCTTGTAGTTCTCCGCTGCGTCGTAGACGTAAGCCTGCGGAGCACCTTCCTGGGTGAAGTCGCGGGTGAAGCCACCCTCGACGCCGTCCAGCAGCTGGTTCTTGATGCGGATGTTCGCGAAGGTACCGCGGATCATGACTTCGTGGTTACCACGGCGCGAGCCGTAGGAGTTGAAGTCCTTGCGATCCACGCCGTTCTCGATCAGGTAGCGGCCAGCCGGGGTTTCCGACTTGAACGAACCTGCAGGCGAGATGTGGTCGGTGGTAACCGAGTCGCCCAGCTTCAGCAGCACGCGAGCGCCGTTGATGTCCTCAACTGGCTGTGGTTCTGCGGTCATGCCGTCGAAGTAAGGTGCCTTGCGTGCGTAGGTCGACTTCTCGTCCCATGCGAAGGTGGAACCCTCTGGGGTATCCAGTGCCTTCCAGCGTGCGTCGCCTTCGAAGACTCCGTCGTAGCCCTTAGCGAACATTTCCTTGTCAATCGACGAGTCAATGATCTCCTGGACCTCGACAGGCGATGGCCAGATGTCCTTCAGGAAGACATCGTTGCCCTCGGCGTCCTTGCCCAGTGCGTCGGTTTCGAAGTCGAAGTCCATGGTGCCAGCCAGTGCGTAAGCGATAACCAGTGGCGGGGAAGCCAGGTAGTTCATCTTCACGTCCGGGTTGATGCGGCCTTCGAAGTTGCGGTTACCCGACAGGACTGCGGTTGCTGCGAGATCGTTGGCGTTGATGGCCTCGGAGATCTCAGCATCCAGTGGACCGGAGTTACCGATGCAAGTTGCGCAACCGTAGCCGACAACGAAGAAGCCGAGCTTCTCCAGGTATGGCAGCAGACCGGACTTCTCGTAGTACTCGGTTACAACCTTCGAGCCTGGTGCGACCGAAGTCTTGACCCATGGCTTGGAGGTCAGGCCCTTGTCAGCTGCGTTGCGAGCCAGTACGGCTGCGGCCAGCATGACCGAAGGGTTGGAGGTGTTGGTGCACGAGGTGATCGAAGCGATCGAAACCAGGCCGTGGTCCAGGGTGAACTGGGTGCCATCTTCCTTGGTGACCTCGACGGCTACCGATGGGCGGCCAGCGCCCTGGGTGTCCTCGGCGTCCGATACGTAGTTGTGCAGGTCCTTGCGGAACTGCTCCTTCGAGCTCGACAGCTCGATGCGGTCCTGTGGGCGCTTCGGGCCGGCGATCGATGGAACCACGGTGGACAGGTCCAGCTCGAGGTATTCCGAGAAACGGATCTCGCGGCTTGGATCGTGCCACATGCCCTGTTCCTTGGCGTAAGCCTCGACCAGTGCCACGTTCTCTTCGCTGCGGCCGGTCAGGCGCAGGTAGTCGAGGGTGACATCGTCGATTGGGAACATTGCGGCGGTCGAGCCGAATTCTGGGGACATGTTGCCGATGGTTGCACGGTTAGCCAGTGGCACTGCGGCCACGCCTTCGCCGTAGAACTCAACGAACTTGCCAACAACACCGTGCTTGCGCAGCATTTCGGTGATGGTCAGCACCACGTCGGTTGCGGTAGCGCCAGCTGGGATCGAACCTGCCAGCTTGAAACCGACAACGCGTGGGATCAGCATGGAGACAGGCTGGCCGAGCATTGCTGCTTCGGCCTCAATGCCGCCAACGCCCCAACCCAGCACGCCCAGGCCGTTGACCATGGTGGTGTGGGAGTCGGTGCCTACGCAGCTATCTGGGTAAGCGCGCAGTACGCCGTCGACCTCGCGGGTCATGACGGTGCGTGCCAGGTACTCGATGTTGACCTGGTGCACGATGCCGGTGCCTGGTGGGACGACCTTGAAGTCGTCAAACGCAGTCTGGCCCCAGCGCAGGAACTGGTAACGCTCGCCGTTGCGCTGGTACTCGATCTCCATGTTGCGCTCGACAGCGCCTTCGAAACCGAAGGTGTCGATCTGCACGGAGTGGTCGATAACCATTTCAGCAGGTGCCAGCGGGTTAACGCGGGTTGGGTCACCGCCGAGGTCCTTGACGGCCTCGCGCATGGTTGCCAGGTCAACGACACAAGGCACACCGGTGAAGTCCTGCATCAGCACACGTGCAGGGGTGAACTGGATCTCGGTGTTCGGCTGAGCCGAAGCATCCCACTGACCCAGTGCATTGATGTGCTCGTTAGTTACGTTCGCGCCGTCTTCGGTGCGAAGCAGGTTCTCAAGAAGAACCTTAAGGCTGTAAGGAAGGCTGTCCGAGCCTTCAACCGTATTTAGTCGGTAAATTTCGTATTCGGTTCCATTGACGTCAAGTACGCCCTTGGCACCGAAGCTGTCCACATTGCTCACGTGGGACTCCTCTCGCCAGACACTCATTCTGTTGCACACGCACACTGCTATTCCAGTTAGGAGTCCCTAACTGAGATAGTCAGGGCCCTAGCGTGGCAGAGCTAAAAACAGTCTATCGCCAAAGCAGTTAAAAAGACTCCTCGGAATAAATTTTCAGCCAAATTCGTGTCTAAACGGACAAATTCTGATGTTTAACGGCGCACGAAGAGTCCAATGGACTCCATATGGTGGGTGTGCGGGTACAAATCGTGAATCTCCAAATGATCTAATTCATAGCCGCGGCCCATCAAACGCGCGGTATCCCGGGCAAAAGCCGCCGGATCGCAGGAGACGTAACAAATACGCGAAACGCCACTGGAAGCCAGTTCGGCGGCGACCTGCTTTTCTAGACCGGTACGTGGTGGATCAAGCACTACGGCATCCAAAGTCGCATCGTGTGCGACCTGGCGTAACACTCGCTCAACACGGCCGCGGATTACCGTGGCCTGCGAATAATCGCGCAGGTTCTTCTTCGCATCGGCGTGGGTTCCCGGAGCGCCTTCAATCGAGAAGACCCGGCCCCCGGTGCCAACCGCCTTGGCCAACGGCACGGAGAAGAGTCCGGCCCCGGCATAGAGATCGGCAATTTGCTCGCCCGCGGCAGGTTCGGTCAGCTCGATAACCCGCGAAGAGAGCAGGCTGGCCGCTTCACGGTGCACCTGCCAGAAGCCTTCACCGGTAATGCGGAACTTCTCCCCCAGCACCTTTTCGATCAGGTGCGCCGAACCGGCCAAGGTCTGCAAGCTGCCCTTGCCATCGGCTGCCGAACCGCCATGCTGGCTGAAGGAAGCAACGTTCACGCCCTCGGGGAACTGCTTAGCCACCTTTGCCGCTGCGCCATCGCGGGCTTCGGCAAGCAGGATCAGCACGGTGCGGTCATCCTGGCTGGACACCGCAGCTTCCACACGCTCAATGCCCGAGTAGTCAACGGAGTACAGGCCGGTAGCCTCGATAGCCGGGTGTGCCAGCGGCATCTGCGAGATGCTGATCAGCTCGTTGCTGCGGAAGGCACTCATTGCGAGATTGCCCTGGGCATCGACCGAATAGGACATGCGGGTACGCCAGCCCAAGCCATCAGCTGAACCCTTGACGCCCTGCACTGCAGGGAAGTTGTAGTCTTCTGCCTTCAATCCGCCCAGACGGGTCAGCTGCTCGGCGGCAACCTGCGACTTCAGCTCACGCTGGTATTCCAGGCGCATGTGGCCGAATTCGGCCCCGCCGACTGGATCACGGTGCTTCAAGGCATCAGCCGCATCCCAGAAATGCGGCACGCGGTGCTCGCTGGCTTCCAGCACCTCGGTGACATCGGCACGCCAGAACTTGGCCTCGGGCGCCGAGTCGGTCAGGCGTACGTTCACCAGCTCTCCGGGGATGCCGTGGCGTACGAAAATCACGCGGCCTTCATGGCGGGCGACGGTGTGGCCGCCATGGGCGATCTTGCCCAGGCGGACGGTCAGAGTTGGTGATTCAGTCATCGTTCTTGTCTTTCATCAGAAGCATTAAATTTGGCGGTGTGCCGAGGACTCTTCAGTGGCCCCGCCACCGAGGGCGCGCGAGGCACTGAGCAGGCGCCATGGCACCGAGGCAATCAGCACGCCTGGTTCATAGTGCAAGCGGTTCTTCACGCGCAATGCTGTTTGGTTGTGCACCAGCTGTTCCCACCAGTGGCCCACAACGTATTCCGGGATATAGACAACAATCAGCTCCCGCGGGGATTCGCGCTTGATCGAACGAATATGCTCAATCAACGCCCCTGGAATGTCTCGATAGGGGGAAGCCAGCGCCGTGATCGGCACCGGAATTTGCAGCCTCTCCCAGTCCTGCAGGGTCTTCTCGGTCTTGCCGCGCTCCACATCCACGATGATTGCCTCAAGCTTGGATGGGCGCGATGCGCGGGCGAAGGCCAGGGCGCGCAGCACCGGCTTGCGCACGGTGGATACCAGCACCAGGGCGTGCACGCGCGATGGCAAAGCAGTCGCGGCACCGGATTCATCTACTGCCAGTTCGTCATCAACCTTTTGGTAGTGGCGCTGCAGCGAATCCATAATCACCATCAGCACCACAATGCCCAGCACGGCCAACCAGGCGCCGTGGACAAATCGGGTGGCCAAGACAACCACCAAGACCAATGCCGAAAGAATCAGTCCCACAAGGTTCAGCAGGCGTTTGCGCTGCTTGGCCGCGCGGATCCTGCGGTCAGCGATGGGGACCAGTACGCGCTTCCAGTGCTTGAGCATGCCCAGCTGGCTAAGCGTGAAGGACACGAAGACGCCTACCACGTAGAGCTGGACCAGCAAGGTGACATCGCCTTGGAACAACAGCACCAGTGCAATCGCGGCCACGCCTAGGGACAGGATGCCGTTGGAGAACCCCAAGCGATCTCCTCGGGTGCGCAGCTGCCGTGGAAGGAACCCATCGGTAGCCAGGTGGCTGGCCAGCAGCGGGAAAGAATTGAATGCCTGGTTGCCAGCCAGCATCAGCACCGCAATAGTCAGCACCGAAACCACGACCAGCCCGAAGGTGAAGTCGCCAAACACTGCCTGGGCCAACTGCCCCAAGACTGGGACCTGCACAAAGCTTTCAGGGATGGGTGCGCCATCGAGCAAGAAAGAGGCTTGCGGATCAGCGACGACCTTGATGCCGGTGGCGCGGGCAAGCATCAGCGTGCCCAGGGTCAGCACGCCCGAGAGCAGACCCAGCACCAGCAGGATCCGGGCCGCGTTCTTGGCTCGCGGCTTGGCCAGGGTCTGCACGTTGGAGATCGGAACTTCGATGCCGGTCAGCGCCGCAGAACCGGTGCTGAAAGCACGCAGGATCAGCAGTGCGCCGACTACCCCGTGCAGCCCGTTGGCAAATTCTGCCTCGGGAACAATCGTGAAGTTCGCGCTCGGAGCAAGGCCCAGTGAACCGGTTGCCGCCATCACGCCGCCAATGGCTACCAGCGCCAGCATGCCGAAGACGAAGAGGTAGACCGGGATGGCCAACGTCCAGCGCCCCTGTCCCTTGCCCCGCAGGTTTCCCACCACGAGGAATGCTACGAGACCAGCGGCCACCCACGCTTTGTATTCACCCAGCGCCGGGAAAATGGCGCTGAGGTACAAGGCAGCTGAAGAACTGGACACCGCAACGGTCAGGACAAAGTCCACCAGCAGCGCAGCGGCCACAGCCGTTCCCGAACGCGCGCCCAGGTTCTTCTTGACGATTTCGTAGTCGCCGCCGCCGGAAGGGTACTCCATCACCGATTGGCGATAGGAGAGCACCAGGACCACCAGCACGGCAAGCACAGCCAGCCCGACCATCGGAGAAAGCATGGTCGCAGCCAGGCCTGCCATGGCCAGGGTCAGCAAGATTTCATCTGGCGCGTACGCCAAGGACGACAGGGCGCTCGACGAGAAAATCGGCAACGCAACGTTAGGTGGGAGCGGCTTCTTATTCAGCTGTTCAGTTCTGAAAGGCCGGCCCACGAGGATCCGCTTGAGACCATCAAATAATGCAGGCACGAGACAACGTTATCGCAGGGTGCAAGGCACACGGGTGGCGCACCACAGATAATCTGAGCCCGATCAGCGCTATTGTTGCATTCGAAGCACACAACATGTGTGCGCCAGTTGATACCTATCAAGCAGTAAACCCAAGGAGTTCTCGGTGGCACATTTCGTGATCATGGGGTGCGGACGAGTCGGTGTCTCGTTGGCTCATACGCTGGATTCAGCGGGGCATTCTGTGGCAGTCATTGATCAGGACCCGCATGCCTTCCGCCGATTGAGCAAAAGCTTCACCGGGACCACGGTCACCGGCATGGGGTTCGACAAGGACACCTTGGAAGCTGCCAAAATCGACGAGGCCTACGCGTTCGCGGCGGTATCCAGCGGTGATAATTCCAACATTCTCGCTACTCGCGTATCGCGCGAAACCTATAACGTTCCCCATGTGGTGGCTCGCATCTACGACCCGGGACGCGCAGAAATTTATCAGCGCTTGGGCATCCCCACGGTAGCTGCCGTGCGTTGGAGCACCGACCAGGTGCTGCGCCGGATCTTGCCCGACTATTCGATGCGCGGGGACTTCCGCGAGCCTTCTGGCAGGCTGGTGCTTTCC comes from Glutamicibacter arilaitensis Re117 and encodes:
- a CDS encoding APC family permease, with amino-acid sequence MPALFDGLKRILVGRPFRTEQLNKKPLPPNVALPIFSSSALSSLAYAPDEILLTLAMAGLAATMLSPMVGLAVLAVLVVLVLSYRQSVMEYPSGGGDYEIVKKNLGARSGTAVAAALLVDFVLTVAVSSSSAALYLSAIFPALGEYKAWVAAGLVAFLVVGNLRGKGQGRWTLAIPVYLFVFGMLALVAIGGVMAATGSLGLAPSANFTIVPEAEFANGLHGVVGALLILRAFSTGSAALTGIEVPISNVQTLAKPRAKNAARILLVLGLLSGVLTLGTLMLARATGIKVVADPQASFLLDGAPIPESFVQVPVLGQLAQAVFGDFTFGLVVVSVLTIAVLMLAGNQAFNSFPLLASHLATDGFLPRQLRTRGDRLGFSNGILSLGVAAIALVLLFQGDVTLLVQLYVVGVFVSFTLSQLGMLKHWKRVLVPIADRRIRAAKQRKRLLNLVGLILSALVLVVVLATRFVHGAWLAVLGIVVLMVIMDSLQRHYQKVDDELAVDESGAATALPSRVHALVLVSTVRKPVLRALAFARASRPSKLEAIIVDVERGKTEKTLQDWERLQIPVPITALASPYRDIPGALIEHIRSIKRESPRELIVVYIPEYVVGHWWEQLVHNQTALRVKNRLHYEPGVLIASVPWRLLSASRALGGGATEESSAHRQI
- a CDS encoding potassium channel family protein gives rise to the protein MAHFVIMGCGRVGVSLAHTLDSAGHSVAVIDQDPHAFRRLSKSFTGTTVTGMGFDKDTLEAAKIDEAYAFAAVSSGDNSNILATRVSRETYNVPHVVARIYDPGRAEIYQRLGIPTVAAVRWSTDQVLRRILPDYSMRGDFREPSGRLVLSEVALHRDWYGRLVKDLEAAAGVRVAYLTRFGEGTIPENRTRLQGGDLVHVMMRLDETKDVEKILASPPTPLSND
- the acnA gene encoding aconitate hydratase AcnA is translated as MSNVDSFGAKGVLDVNGTEYEIYRLNTVEGSDSLPYSLKVLLENLLRTEDGANVTNEHINALGQWDASAQPNTEIQFTPARVLMQDFTGVPCVVDLATMREAVKDLGGDPTRVNPLAPAEMVIDHSVQIDTFGFEGAVERNMEIEYQRNGERYQFLRWGQTAFDDFKVVPPGTGIVHQVNIEYLARTVMTREVDGVLRAYPDSCVGTDSHTTMVNGLGVLGWGVGGIEAEAAMLGQPVSMLIPRVVGFKLAGSIPAGATATDVVLTITEMLRKHGVVGKFVEFYGEGVAAVPLANRATIGNMSPEFGSTAAMFPIDDVTLDYLRLTGRSEENVALVEAYAKEQGMWHDPSREIRFSEYLELDLSTVVPSIAGPKRPQDRIELSSSKEQFRKDLHNYVSDAEDTQGAGRPSVAVEVTKEDGTQFTLDHGLVSIASITSCTNTSNPSVMLAAAVLARNAADKGLTSKPWVKTSVAPGSKVVTEYYEKSGLLPYLEKLGFFVVGYGCATCIGNSGPLDAEISEAINANDLAATAVLSGNRNFEGRINPDVKMNYLASPPLVIAYALAGTMDFDFETDALGKDAEGNDVFLKDIWPSPVEVQEIIDSSIDKEMFAKGYDGVFEGDARWKALDTPEGSTFAWDEKSTYARKAPYFDGMTAEPQPVEDINGARVLLKLGDSVTTDHISPAGSFKSETPAGRYLIENGVDRKDFNSYGSRRGNHEVMIRGTFANIRIKNQLLDGVEGGFTRDFTQEGAPQAYVYDAAENYKAAGTPLVVLGGKEYGSGSSRDWAAKGTALLGVKAVITESFERIHRSNLIGMGVLPLQFPEGESADSLGLTGTETFAVSGVTELNNGTTPKTLKVTATAEDGKVTEFDAVLRIDTPGEADYYRNGGILQYVLRQIAAAN
- a CDS encoding class I SAM-dependent methyltransferase → MDIPERTGETAYRYSQVAEAYIDMFGAPEQAEDQDRELIAQWAAQIHGPVLDAGCGPGHWTQFIADAHRCATGVDLVPEFLEYARANFQKPEFLRADLAHLPFDDQHFSGVLAWYSVIHAPPAELGPLLNELARVLKPGGTLLLGFFAGNQLEAFAHQVALAWYWPPADLSLLLEQAGLKVLQAGTRTRAEARTHGHLLAQKRA
- a CDS encoding phosphotransferase family protein, producing the protein MAAPALEDLLPSAHAQQIRQWLGPVDVVADMSWNLTDTKVLHLRAGTRHVVAKTGGEANHHLDREILAHRSYTGPLKNAGLAAQLLHASHSLRLAIMDYQPGELSAGTAWEFDSEVHQQAGSALKLLHAQEQQLDHGYEARLTRKFLLLLDRKHRIEPALCERIENILKNYDPKPAILVPTHGDWQPRNWLVDRGKLRIIDFGRFEFRPAASDFARLAVQQWKGRADLEAAFLRGYGGDPREEKAWGIMELREGIGTAVWAHEVGDEVFEAQGHQMLADTLARMENGQSRSQLPEGSERHC
- a CDS encoding class I SAM-dependent RNA methyltransferase, with product MTESPTLTVRLGKIAHGGHTVARHEGRVIFVRHGIPGELVNVRLTDSAPEAKFWRADVTEVLEASEHRVPHFWDAADALKHRDPVGGAEFGHMRLEYQRELKSQVAAEQLTRLGGLKAEDYNFPAVQGVKGSADGLGWRTRMSYSVDAQGNLAMSAFRSNELISISQMPLAHPAIEATGLYSVDYSGIERVEAAVSSQDDRTVLILLAEARDGAAAKVAKQFPEGVNVASFSQHGGSAADGKGSLQTLAGSAHLIEKVLGEKFRITGEGFWQVHREAASLLSSRVIELTEPAAGEQIADLYAGAGLFSVPLAKAVGTGGRVFSIEGAPGTHADAKKNLRDYSQATVIRGRVERVLRQVAHDATLDAVVLDPPRTGLEKQVAAELASSGVSRICYVSCDPAAFARDTARLMGRGYELDHLEIHDLYPHTHHMESIGLFVRR